Proteins from one Nicotiana tabacum cultivar K326 chromosome 23, ASM71507v2, whole genome shotgun sequence genomic window:
- the LOC142177260 gene encoding uncharacterized protein LOC142177260 yields MFPHVHLPVGFKTPKFEKYDGNGDPIAHLKRYCNQLRGAGGKEELLMAYFGESLTGITLEWHMDQEISQWHIWDDLARDFVRQFQYNVEIAPDRNSLSNLNKRTTKRFREYAIKWREQAVRVKPPMDDTEIVTIFLQAQEADYFQNMMSAMGKPFAEAIKIGEMVENGLKSGRKLSQSALRATSQAIQNDSGGLANRKKREEGAIMTSGTRCAYHSGVEGHDTEDCWTLKRVVENLIEQKQIVLRDEEAPNVTNNPLPAHNNGPVIGMICKDKEFNPALKAIISIADSETRPKAAVKQARTEKKITQIPQVVEKVVETKSRETPAKNIILYIPKAPRKEQPTLNTPKKFEPRNATLNVPKLYVPKGTYVARGPIISSRLIEPVVISRAPQNPMRDPTAVFWNYNKTVVTYKGKEVMGEVKEMNQPGKYHNPEELTLNKDKRFPPKKPVSTEEAEEFFRKIKTSNDEIVDQLRKTTSQVSLLSLLLSSNEHQKVLLKTLNEAYVPVETSVEQLERMAEQYFEDNRISFSHDDFPPEEGAHNKALHLTVKCEGYYVKRVMLDGGSGVDIFPLSPLQRMEIGTERI; encoded by the exons ATGTTTCCACATGTTCAcctgccagttggcttcaagacgccaaagtttgaaaaatatgatgggAACGGAGATCCAATCGCTCATCTGAAACGATATTGCAACCAGTTGAGGGGTGCCGGTGGAAAAGAAGAGTTATTGATGGCTTATTTCGGGGAAAGCCTGACTGGAATCACTTTAGAATGGCACATGGACCAGGAAATCTCCCAATGGCAcatatgggatgatttggcccgcGATTTCGTCAGACAATTTCAGTACAATGTGGAAATAGCTCCAGACAGGAACTCCCTGTCTAACTTGAATAAGAGAACCACTAAGCGCTTTCGTGAATATGCAATTAAATGGCGCGAGCAGGCCGTCAGAGTAAAGCCGCCCATGGACGACACCGAAATAGTTACGATCTTCTTGCAGGCCCAAGAGGCCGATTATTTTCAGAATATGATGTCTGCCATGGGCAAACCGTTTGCAGAAGCAAtaaaaattggagaaatggtagaaaatggtttgaaaagtGGCCGCAAATTAAGCCAATCTGCTTTGAgagctacctcccaagccatccaGAATGACTCGGGAGGTTTGGCCAATCGAAAGAAAAGGGAGGAAGGAGCCATAATGACTTCAG GTACCAGGTGTGCTTACCATTCGGGGGTAGAGGGTCATGATACGGAGGATTGTTGGACCCTAAAAAGGGTAGTTGAAAATCTGAtagaacaaaaacaaattgtgctaagggacgaggaagCTCCCAATGTGACTAACAACCCACTACCGGCTCATAACAATGGGCCGGTCATTGGAATGATTTGTAAGGATAAGGAATTCAATCCAGCTTTGAAAGCCATCATTTCCATCGCTGATTCAGAAACGAGACCTAAAGCTGCGGTAAAACAAGCCAGAACTGAGAAGAAAATCACTCAAATTCCTCAAGTGGTAGAAAAAGTTGTAGAAACAAAATCTAGGGAAACACCTGCTAAGAACATAATTCTTTATATTCCTAAAGCCCCAAGGAAAGAACAGCCCACTTTGAATACTCCCAAGAAATTCGAGCCAAGAAATGCCACGTTGAATGTGCCGAAGTTGTATGTACCAAAGGGGACTTATGTGGCGCGGGGCCCGATAATTTCATCAAGGCTGATTGAGCCCGTGGTTATCAGTCGTGCACCACAGAATCCCATGAGAGACCCCACCGCAGTTTTCTGGAATTACAACAAAACAGTGGTCACTTACAAGGGCAAAGAAGTCATGGGAGAGGTAAAAGAAATGAATCAACCTGGGAAGTACCACAACCCAGAAGAGTTAACGCTGAACAAGGATAAACGGTTTCCACCTAAAAAGCCCGTGAGCACTGaggaggcagaggaattttttcGAAAAATAAAAACTTCGAACGATGAAATAGTTGACCAGCTCCGGAAGACTACTTCACAGGTCTCGCTTTTATCTCTGCTGTTGAGCTCGAATGAACATCAAAAGGTACTCTTGAAGACATTGAATGAGGCATACGTCCCAGTTGAAACTTCTGTTGAGCAATTGGAGAGAATGGCTGAACAATATTTCGAGGACAATAGGATTTCTTTCAGTCATGACGATTTTCCCCCAGAGGAAGGtgcccacaacaaagcccttcacCTGACTGTCAAATGTGAGGGCTACTATGTTAAGAGAGTCATGCTAGATGGTGGCTCCGGAGTCGATATCTTCCCTCTTTCACCACTCCAGAGAATGGAGATTGGAACGGAAAGAATCTGA